A genomic region of Fundidesulfovibrio terrae contains the following coding sequences:
- a CDS encoding ArsR/SmtB family transcription factor, whose product MSCPPLSAFKALADETRLRLLRLLTRFELNVGEIVGVLNMGQSRISRHLRILVESGLLEARRDGLWVFYAARKTDFLASIAPHITGCGPDEDLVAARAALDARNSETRRFFNAIAPDWQAMRREVLGDLDLDALILERLPDCEIAVDLGCGPGELLSALSAKARGLIGVDASPAMLDLARRKVKLAGASLRVGELEHLPLADSEAQTAVLSLALHHLSDPLAALREARRVVAPGGTLVVVDYLKHANELMRERFGDRWLGFEAKEMSGWLDQAGFILDTVETTPVKLGLELGVYTARRPSIPQVEDSK is encoded by the coding sequence GTGAGCTGTCCGCCGCTGTCCGCCTTCAAGGCCCTGGCCGACGAAACCCGGCTTCGGCTTCTGCGGCTGCTGACTCGCTTCGAGCTGAACGTGGGCGAGATCGTGGGCGTGCTGAACATGGGCCAGTCGCGCATCTCGCGCCATCTGCGCATCCTGGTGGAGTCGGGGCTTCTGGAGGCCCGGCGCGACGGCCTGTGGGTGTTCTACGCCGCGCGCAAGACGGATTTTCTTGCATCCATCGCTCCTCATATCACAGGCTGCGGCCCGGACGAGGACCTCGTCGCCGCCCGCGCCGCCCTGGACGCCCGCAACAGCGAAACGCGCCGCTTCTTCAACGCCATCGCCCCGGACTGGCAGGCCATGCGCCGCGAGGTGTTGGGCGACCTGGACCTGGACGCGCTGATTCTTGAGCGCCTCCCCGACTGCGAGATCGCCGTCGACCTGGGCTGCGGCCCGGGGGAGCTGCTTTCGGCCCTTTCCGCCAAGGCGCGCGGGCTTATCGGCGTGGATGCCTCGCCCGCCATGCTCGATCTGGCCCGACGCAAGGTGAAGTTGGCCGGGGCGAGCCTTCGCGTGGGGGAGCTCGAGCATCTGCCCTTGGCCGACTCCGAGGCGCAGACCGCCGTGCTGAGCCTGGCCCTGCACCACCTCTCCGATCCGCTGGCCGCCCTCAGGGAGGCCCGGCGCGTGGTGGCTCCCGGCGGCACGCTTGTGGTGGTGGACTACCTCAAGCACGCAAACGAACTCATGCGCGAGCGCTTCGGCGACCGCTGGCTGGGCTTCGAAGCGAAAGAAATGTCCGGCTGGCTTGACCAGGCCGGATTCATCCTGGATACGGTCGAAACAACACCCGTCAAACTGGGCCTGGAGCTGGGCGTCTACACCGCCCGCAGGCCCTCAATTCCCCAAGTGGAGGACTCCAAATGA
- a CDS encoding benzoate/H(+) symporter BenE family transporter → MVTAALKHRAFLSDFSLSAAVAGVIAVAVSFGGPAAIIFQAAKVAGLSPAQLSSWIWAISIGSGLTGVYLSWRFREPVITAWSTPGVALLAAGWAAYPYPEAVGAFIVSGALITVAGASGVFQAMMDRIPKPVVSAMLAGILFRFGVDVFGFLKSAPVLAGVMIATYLTAKRVSPRYAIVCTLLSGFAAAGLTGGLDFSSVHASLAVPVLTMPSFRLGAIVGLGLPLFLVTMTGQNATGLGVMRASGYHTPATPLVTLTGLFSTALAPFGCHGVNLAAITAAICTGPEAHADPSRRYVAGIVCGLCYLAVGVFGAALVGVFTSLPGALIAVVSGLALFGAIASGLTQAMEDAGRREAALVTLLITVSGVSFFGIGSAFWGLAGGLLADRVLHARRA, encoded by the coding sequence ATGGTCACAGCAGCACTCAAACACCGCGCTTTCCTAAGCGACTTCTCCCTGTCCGCCGCCGTGGCCGGGGTCATCGCCGTGGCCGTGTCCTTCGGCGGGCCAGCGGCCATCATCTTCCAGGCCGCCAAGGTGGCCGGGCTCTCCCCGGCGCAGCTTTCCAGCTGGATATGGGCCATCTCCATCGGCAGCGGGCTCACCGGAGTCTATCTCTCCTGGCGCTTCCGCGAGCCGGTGATCACCGCCTGGTCCACTCCGGGCGTTGCCTTGCTTGCGGCCGGGTGGGCCGCCTACCCTTACCCCGAGGCCGTCGGGGCCTTCATCGTCTCCGGGGCGCTCATCACCGTGGCCGGGGCCAGCGGCGTGTTCCAGGCCATGATGGACCGCATCCCCAAGCCCGTGGTGTCGGCCATGCTGGCGGGCATCCTGTTCCGCTTCGGCGTGGACGTGTTCGGCTTCCTGAAAAGCGCCCCGGTGCTGGCCGGGGTCATGATAGCCACCTATCTCACCGCCAAGCGCGTAAGCCCCCGCTACGCCATCGTGTGCACGCTGCTGTCCGGGTTCGCGGCTGCCGGGCTCACCGGGGGGCTCGATTTCTCCTCGGTGCACGCGTCGCTCGCCGTGCCGGTGCTCACCATGCCTTCCTTCCGGTTGGGGGCCATCGTGGGGCTCGGGCTGCCGCTCTTCCTCGTGACCATGACCGGGCAGAACGCCACGGGCCTGGGCGTCATGCGCGCCAGCGGCTACCACACCCCGGCGACGCCCCTGGTGACGCTCACCGGATTGTTCTCCACGGCGCTGGCTCCCTTCGGCTGCCACGGGGTGAACCTGGCGGCCATCACCGCGGCCATCTGCACCGGCCCCGAGGCCCACGCCGATCCGTCCCGGCGCTACGTGGCCGGCATCGTCTGCGGGCTGTGCTACCTGGCCGTGGGAGTGTTCGGCGCGGCCCTGGTGGGCGTGTTCACCTCGCTGCCCGGCGCGCTCATCGCGGTGGTGTCGGGTCTGGCCCTGTTCGGGGCCATCGCCTCGGGGCTGACCCAGGCCATGGAGGACGCGGGCAGGCGCGAGGCCGCGCTGGTGACGCTTCTCATCACCGTTTCCGGCGTGAGCTTCTTCGGCATAGGCTCGGCCTTCTGGGGCCTGGCCGGCGGACTTCTGGCCGACCGGGTGCTGCACGCGAGGCGCGCGTGA
- a CDS encoding GAF domain-containing sensor histidine kinase produces the protein MSPIDAHKTGQPDDSPPRDRLSHLEETTRFALAALDQAAALSDFSLSLARMAGPEPILDACLQKVGKLMTFDAVGVMLVDEEDSSFHMVRTEPAEEAQNLDDFARACIEDGTFAFALREKRAVLPLAAPGQPRRLLHVITTASRTRGMFVASFARPLPGLSEVSLSILSIVLGNTAQALENLHLHQRIQAMNSSLEDKVSSLASSESELMRNRDNQDRLIEEKTRELQATLNRLEEEVRHRKKAETLLETLNQRLEAKVEVRTKALFRKVAEMEAANKQLKQLERLKSSFLSSVSHELRTPLTSIMGFAKLIAKDFERFFRQNPDSPLWGKAVRILRNLGIVEKESERLTRLINDVLDLTRIESGKMPWRDERVSIVEVVADAVMALEGRFEARPAVSLRLDMPKRLPRVVADRDRILQVLINLLDNALKFTEEGQVTVEAGLTEDGSMLLVCVEDTGPGIAPEEAEKVFDKFHQHDRKDTLKDKPKGTGLGLAICRHIVTRHGGFIWMEPARERGSVFCFTLPLGTSE, from the coding sequence ATGTCTCCCATTGACGCGCACAAGACCGGCCAGCCGGACGACAGCCCCCCCCGCGACAGGCTGTCCCACCTGGAGGAGACCACCCGTTTCGCGCTGGCGGCCCTGGACCAGGCGGCCGCGCTGTCCGATTTTTCCCTGAGCCTGGCCCGTATGGCCGGGCCTGAGCCCATCCTGGACGCCTGCCTGCAGAAGGTCGGGAAGCTGATGACCTTCGACGCCGTGGGCGTCATGCTGGTGGACGAGGAGGACTCCTCCTTCCATATGGTCCGGACCGAGCCCGCCGAAGAGGCGCAAAACCTCGACGATTTCGCCCGGGCCTGCATCGAGGACGGCACCTTCGCCTTCGCCCTGCGGGAGAAAAGGGCCGTGCTGCCCCTGGCCGCCCCCGGCCAGCCCCGCCGCCTGCTGCACGTGATCACCACCGCCTCGCGCACCCGGGGCATGTTCGTGGCCTCGTTCGCGCGACCGCTGCCGGGGCTGTCGGAAGTTTCCCTGTCGATCCTGTCCATCGTGCTGGGCAACACCGCCCAGGCGTTGGAGAACCTGCACCTGCACCAGCGCATCCAGGCCATGAACAGCTCCCTGGAGGACAAGGTGTCGAGCCTTGCCAGCTCGGAGTCCGAGCTCATGCGCAACCGGGACAACCAGGACCGGCTCATCGAGGAGAAGACCCGCGAACTGCAGGCCACCCTGAACCGGCTTGAAGAGGAAGTGCGCCACCGCAAGAAGGCCGAGACCCTGCTGGAGACCCTGAACCAGCGTCTTGAGGCCAAGGTGGAGGTGCGAACCAAGGCGCTCTTCCGCAAGGTGGCCGAGATGGAGGCGGCCAACAAGCAGCTCAAGCAGCTTGAGCGGCTCAAGTCCTCCTTCCTGTCGTCAGTGTCCCACGAGCTGCGCACGCCGCTGACGTCCATCATGGGGTTCGCCAAGCTCATCGCCAAGGATTTCGAAAGGTTCTTCCGGCAGAATCCGGACAGCCCCCTGTGGGGCAAGGCCGTGCGGATACTGCGCAACCTGGGCATCGTGGAAAAGGAATCCGAACGCCTGACCCGGCTCATCAACGACGTGCTGGACCTGACGCGCATCGAATCCGGCAAGATGCCCTGGCGCGACGAGCGCGTGAGCATCGTGGAAGTGGTGGCCGATGCGGTCATGGCGTTGGAAGGTCGCTTCGAGGCCCGGCCGGCGGTGTCGCTGCGCCTGGACATGCCCAAGCGGCTGCCCCGTGTGGTGGCCGACCGCGACCGCATCCTTCAGGTGCTCATCAACCTGCTGGACAACGCCCTCAAGTTTACCGAGGAGGGCCAGGTCACCGTGGAGGCGGGGCTCACCGAGGACGGAAGCATGCTGCTGGTCTGCGTGGAGGACACGGGCCCGGGCATCGCCCCGGAGGAGGCCGAAAAGGTCTTCGACAAGTTCCACCAGCACGACCGCAAGGACACCCTCAAGGACAAGCCCAAGGGCACGGGCCTGGGCCTGGCCATCTGCCGCCACATAGTGACCCGCCACGGCGGCTTCATCTGGATGGAGCCCGCCAGGGAGCGGGGCAGCGTGTTCTGCTTCACCCTGCCCCTCGGCACCTCCGAATAG
- the ahcY gene encoding adenosylhomocysteinase, translated as MSVTPLDLKLPYKVADMSQAEWGRKEMIISENEMPGLMAVRAKYGPQKPLKGLKVAGSLHMTIQTAMLIETLYELGADIRWASCNIYSTQDHAAAAIAQAGTAAVYAWKGETLEEYWWCTEMALTWPDGSGPDLIVDDGGDATLFIHYGVKAEKDPSILSKPTDNKEFAIILARLAESVKSSKTRFTEWVKKIKGVSEETTTGVHRLYQMMKDGELLFPAINVNDSVTKSKFDNLYGCRESLADGIKRATDVMVAGKVVVVAGYGDVGKGCAQSMRGFGARVIITEIDPICALQAAMEGYEVTTMDEACSQGDIFVTATGCSDVVTGAHMEKMREGAIICNIGHFDSEIAMHYLENSKECKKDVIKPLVDKWTMKSGRSILVLAEGRLVNLGCATGHPSFVMSNSFTNQALAQIDLALKKYEIGVYTLPKLLDEEVARLHLERLEVKLDKLTPDQAKYLGIKPEGPFKPDHYRY; from the coding sequence ATGAGCGTTACGCCTCTTGACCTGAAGCTGCCCTACAAAGTCGCCGACATGTCCCAGGCCGAATGGGGCCGCAAGGAGATGATCATCTCCGAGAACGAGATGCCCGGCCTCATGGCCGTGCGCGCCAAGTACGGCCCGCAGAAGCCCCTCAAGGGCCTGAAGGTGGCCGGCAGCCTGCACATGACCATCCAGACCGCCATGCTCATCGAAACCCTGTACGAGCTGGGCGCGGACATCCGCTGGGCCAGCTGCAACATCTACTCCACCCAGGACCACGCCGCTGCGGCCATCGCCCAGGCCGGCACCGCCGCCGTGTACGCCTGGAAGGGCGAGACCCTGGAGGAGTACTGGTGGTGCACCGAGATGGCCCTGACCTGGCCTGACGGCTCCGGCCCGGACCTGATCGTGGACGACGGCGGCGACGCCACCCTGTTCATCCACTACGGCGTCAAGGCCGAGAAGGACCCCTCGATCCTCTCCAAGCCCACCGACAACAAGGAATTCGCCATCATCCTCGCCCGCCTGGCCGAGTCCGTGAAGTCCTCCAAGACCCGCTTCACCGAGTGGGTCAAGAAGATCAAGGGCGTGTCCGAGGAGACCACCACCGGCGTGCACCGCCTCTACCAGATGATGAAGGACGGCGAGCTGCTGTTCCCGGCCATCAACGTCAACGACTCCGTGACCAAGTCCAAGTTCGACAACCTCTACGGCTGCCGCGAGTCCCTGGCCGACGGCATCAAGCGCGCCACCGACGTGATGGTGGCCGGCAAGGTGGTGGTCGTGGCCGGATACGGCGACGTGGGCAAGGGCTGCGCCCAGTCCATGCGCGGTTTCGGCGCCCGGGTGATCATCACCGAGATCGACCCCATCTGCGCCCTCCAGGCGGCCATGGAAGGCTACGAAGTGACCACCATGGACGAGGCCTGCTCCCAGGGCGACATCTTCGTCACCGCCACCGGCTGCTCCGACGTGGTCACCGGCGCGCACATGGAAAAGATGCGCGAAGGGGCCATCATCTGCAACATCGGCCACTTCGACTCCGAGATCGCCATGCACTACCTGGAGAACTCCAAGGAGTGCAAAAAGGACGTGATCAAGCCCCTGGTGGACAAGTGGACCATGAAGTCCGGCCGGTCCATCCTGGTGCTGGCCGAGGGCAGGCTTGTGAACCTGGGCTGCGCCACCGGCCACCCCAGCTTCGTCATGTCCAACAGCTTTACGAACCAGGCCCTGGCCCAGATCGACCTGGCGCTCAAGAAGTACGAGATCGGCGTATATACGCTGCCCAAGCTCCTGGACGAGGAGGTCGCCCGCCTGCACCTGGAGCGCCTGGAAGTGAAGCTGGACAAGCTCACCCCCGACCAGGCCAAGTACCTGGGCATCAAGCCCGAGGGGCCGTTCAAGCCGGATCACTACCGCTACTAG
- a CDS encoding DUF262 domain-containing protein — protein sequence MDRVEYQSLIIQDIINLKRSDELNLSPWYQRRSVWSNSQKSYLINTILEQKPIPAIYVRHSIDLEKGKSMREVVDGQQRTRTIIEYSDGEFAARHPEHARKVKFNQLSRAQQQKFLMTSIPVGYLLGASDYDVIDIFGRINSVSKTLNAQEKRNAAYSGEMKQFCLHQAANRVSFWRNYNIFSSNDIARMIEIQFVSDVVYNILHGLSDFSNQEIDNMYGKYDEDFPLAENVEARLNRVFNFIVGLDPDVVKETIFARQPLFFSLIIALDSLDTLSATVVERALREIDSRFVTMENRMLADVQFYNASNSTTQRIAQRTVRHHYIIHYLTNA from the coding sequence ATGGACAGGGTAGAATATCAATCGCTAATAATTCAAGATATAATTAATTTGAAACGGTCGGATGAACTGAATTTATCGCCCTGGTATCAACGACGTTCAGTGTGGTCTAATTCGCAAAAATCATATTTAATTAATACAATACTCGAGCAAAAGCCTATACCTGCCATATATGTGCGCCACTCAATTGATCTTGAAAAAGGGAAAAGCATGCGTGAAGTTGTTGACGGTCAGCAGCGAACGCGAACAATAATAGAATATTCTGATGGAGAGTTTGCTGCAAGGCATCCAGAACATGCTAGAAAGGTGAAATTTAATCAGCTAAGCAGGGCGCAACAACAAAAATTTCTTATGACGTCGATTCCTGTTGGGTATTTGCTTGGAGCTTCTGATTACGATGTGATAGATATATTCGGTAGAATTAACTCTGTTTCTAAGACATTGAATGCACAAGAAAAAAGAAACGCAGCTTACAGTGGGGAGATGAAGCAATTCTGTCTTCACCAGGCAGCGAATAGAGTTTCATTTTGGAGGAATTATAATATTTTTTCTTCAAACGATATTGCAAGAATGATTGAGATACAGTTTGTTTCAGATGTTGTTTATAATATATTACACGGGCTGTCTGATTTTAGCAATCAAGAGATTGACAATATGTATGGGAAGTACGATGAGGATTTCCCCTTGGCCGAAAACGTTGAAGCACGTTTAAATAGGGTTTTTAACTTTATTGTTGGATTGGATCCAGATGTAGTTAAGGAGACTATCTTTGCGCGCCAACCACTTTTTTTCTCATTGATCATTGCGTTGGATTCGTTAGATACATTGAGTGCCACTGTTGTTGAAAGGGCTTTGCGCGAAATTGATTCGCGGTTTGTAACTATGGAAAATAGAATGTTGGCCGACGTGCAATTCTATAATGCGAGTAATTCAACTACGCAGCGAATTGCGCAGAGAACTGTGAGGCATCACTATATCATTCATTACTTGACAAATGCCTAG
- a CDS encoding translation initiation factor Sui1: MALRSTKNSSLVYSTELGGSCPKCGKPLASCACGKKPSAPKGDGVVRIMRQTKGRKGSGVCLITGLPLAGAELEKLAKQLKQRCGSGGTVKDGVIEVQGDHRETLLAELKKLGYTVKLAGG; encoded by the coding sequence ATGGCCCTTCGCAGCACCAAGAATTCCAGCCTCGTCTATTCCACGGAACTTGGAGGCTCCTGCCCGAAATGCGGCAAACCCCTGGCCTCGTGCGCCTGCGGCAAGAAACCGTCCGCCCCGAAAGGCGACGGCGTGGTGCGTATCATGCGCCAGACCAAGGGGCGAAAGGGCAGCGGCGTCTGCCTGATCACCGGGCTGCCCCTGGCCGGGGCGGAACTCGAGAAGCTGGCCAAGCAGCTCAAGCAGCGCTGCGGCTCGGGCGGCACGGTCAAGGACGGGGTCATCGAGGTCCAGGGCGACCACCGAGAGACGCTTCTCGCGGAGCTGAAAAAGCTCGGCTACACGGTGAAGCTCGCGGGTGGGTGA